A window from Microscilla marina ATCC 23134 encodes these proteins:
- a CDS encoding RNA polymerase sigma factor, whose product MSVHKHTNRELSDQQCWQKCCEGKQEALFWLMERYRIQLFGMAYAMTKQENTAQEVLRQVFVQLHQKSVAKEALKNIKKALIGMTQDLSKQMMQQLAQQKIQAA is encoded by the coding sequence ATGTCGGTACACAAGCATACAAACAGAGAACTGTCAGACCAGCAGTGCTGGCAAAAGTGCTGTGAAGGCAAGCAGGAAGCACTCTTTTGGCTCATGGAACGCTACCGGATTCAACTATTCGGAATGGCTTACGCTATGACAAAACAAGAAAATACTGCACAAGAAGTTTTGCGGCAGGTATTTGTACAACTGCACCAAAAAAGTGTAGCTAAAGAAGCATTGAAAAATATAAAAAAAGCTTTGATCGGAATGACTCAAGACTTGAGCAAACAGATGATGCAGCAACTTGCTCAACAAAAAATACAGGCAGCATAG
- a CDS encoding efflux RND transporter periplasmic adaptor subunit, producing MKKKVILPVIILGVLAAGYMFFTKKSSKSEDIFVKVKKSDFTVSVTSSGELYAKNSTKINGPTGLRQARLWQVKISRIIPEGTKVKEGEFIASLDRSELADKLKNEQTELDKASSQFTQAKLDTTLELREARDKLINLRYAQREKGLVLEQSKYEPPATIKQAQIDLEKAKRALIQSTQNYLIKKDKAIAKMQEAGANLSKVESKVEFLQKLMKEFNITAPKSGMMIYARTWDGKKKREGSTISAWNSTVATLPDLSVMVSRTYINEVDIKKIKNGQKVKIGLDAFPKKQLTGKVINIANVGEQKPNSDAKVFEVNIEIHEQDSLLLPSMTTSNNIIAKTVKNVLSVPLEAIHNQGDSLTYVFRKDGGSLKRTEVMVGETNENEAVVLAGLTKEDMVTLSRPKDGEKMDLHLLDKALKAKVIKEQAAKLKEEQRKAQEARKKAEELRKKKMEEMTKKMQDGKKKEGKEKDDQKKKNKKSAKKKVAQVITAFNSLKA from the coding sequence ATGAAAAAGAAAGTTATACTGCCCGTGATTATACTCGGAGTGCTTGCTGCAGGATATATGTTTTTTACAAAAAAAAGCAGTAAATCTGAAGATATTTTTGTCAAGGTAAAAAAAAGTGACTTTACCGTTTCGGTGACTTCTTCGGGTGAGTTGTACGCCAAAAACTCCACCAAAATAAATGGGCCTACTGGCTTACGACAAGCGCGGTTATGGCAAGTAAAAATCAGTCGTATTATACCCGAAGGTACCAAAGTAAAAGAAGGTGAATTTATTGCTTCTCTCGATCGGTCAGAGCTTGCCGACAAGCTCAAAAACGAGCAAACCGAGCTCGATAAAGCCAGTTCGCAGTTTACCCAGGCAAAACTGGACACCACCCTTGAGTTGCGCGAAGCCCGTGACAAACTCATTAACCTGCGTTATGCCCAACGCGAAAAAGGACTAGTGCTCGAACAGTCTAAATATGAGCCCCCCGCCACCATCAAACAAGCTCAAATAGACCTCGAAAAAGCCAAACGAGCTTTGATACAGTCAACTCAAAACTACTTGATAAAAAAAGACAAGGCTATAGCCAAAATGCAGGAAGCAGGCGCCAACCTGTCAAAGGTAGAGTCCAAAGTAGAGTTTTTGCAAAAGCTCATGAAAGAATTTAACATTACCGCCCCCAAGTCTGGTATGATGATATATGCCCGCACCTGGGATGGCAAGAAAAAACGTGAAGGATCCACCATTAGTGCCTGGAACTCCACCGTAGCAACCTTGCCCGATTTGTCGGTGATGGTGTCGCGCACCTACATCAACGAGGTAGACATTAAGAAGATTAAAAATGGGCAAAAAGTAAAAATTGGACTGGATGCTTTCCCTAAGAAACAACTCACCGGTAAGGTGATCAATATAGCCAACGTAGGTGAGCAAAAGCCCAACTCAGACGCCAAGGTATTTGAGGTAAATATTGAGATTCACGAGCAGGATTCTTTATTGCTGCCTTCTATGACCACCAGCAATAATATCATTGCCAAAACAGTAAAAAATGTGTTGTCGGTTCCTCTGGAAGCCATTCATAACCAAGGTGATAGTCTTACGTATGTATTTCGCAAAGACGGAGGCTCGCTTAAGCGCACCGAAGTAATGGTGGGCGAAACCAACGAAAACGAAGCCGTGGTGTTGGCTGGGCTTACCAAAGAGGACATGGTGACTCTGTCGCGCCCCAAAGATGGCGAGAAAATGGACTTACATTTACTGGATAAAGCACTCAAGGCCAAAGTGATAAAGGAGCAGGCCGCCAAGCTAAAAGAAGAGCAGCGTAAAGCACAGGAAGCCCGCAAAAAAGCAGAAGAGTTGCGCAAAAAGAAAATGGAGGAGATGACGAAAAAAATGCAGGACGGCAAAAAGAAAGAGGGCAAAGAGAAAGACGACCAAAAGAAAAAGAATAAAAAGAGCGCAAAGAAAAAAGTGGCTCAGGTTATCACTGCTTTCAACTCGTTGAAGGCATAA
- a CDS encoding ABC transporter permease, whose amino-acid sequence MYRRYLVNFVVAWDAILANKLRATLTALGIIFGVSAVIAMLAIGNGAQQEILEQIKLVGVNNIVIKPVLEQEEKEVGQNLNNGGKKKEKFSPGLTMRDVESIRQLPMVSKVSPEILLETYIIKNGIQRSAKLVGVEPAYFKLTSFKLEEGQMFTQQNLEYGDQVCIIGRGIKTKFFSKENPIGKRLKCGRHWLKVIGVLEPRLVSSGSLSKLGIRDYNMDIYTPTKTMLVRYTNRSVLTKAMLTKANNRRNNNNNNNNQSNEKAAPKNYHQIDRLVVQVDETGYLSKTADIVARMLERRHYKVVDYEVSIPELLLKQQQRTKDIFNIVLGVIAGISLLVGGIGIMNIMLASVLERIKEIGLRLSIGAKKSDIITQFMFESVLISVSGGIIGVILGVSMSYFIAELANIPTIVSFSSIIISFVVSASVGLIFGITPARRAAEQDPITSLRYE is encoded by the coding sequence ATGTATCGTAGATATTTAGTAAATTTTGTGGTAGCCTGGGATGCCATTCTGGCAAATAAGCTCAGGGCTACCCTCACCGCACTCGGAATTATTTTTGGGGTGTCGGCAGTGATTGCTATGCTGGCTATAGGCAATGGAGCACAGCAAGAAATATTAGAACAAATAAAGCTGGTGGGAGTCAATAATATTGTGATAAAACCAGTGCTCGAACAAGAAGAAAAAGAAGTAGGGCAAAACCTGAATAACGGAGGAAAGAAAAAAGAAAAGTTTTCGCCAGGTTTGACCATGCGCGATGTAGAAAGCATCAGACAGTTACCCATGGTAAGCAAAGTGAGCCCCGAAATACTGCTGGAAACCTACATTATTAAAAATGGTATTCAGCGTTCGGCCAAACTGGTGGGCGTAGAACCAGCGTATTTCAAACTTACCAGTTTTAAGCTGGAAGAAGGGCAGATGTTTACCCAACAAAACCTGGAGTACGGCGATCAAGTGTGTATTATTGGACGAGGCATTAAAACCAAGTTTTTTAGTAAAGAAAATCCCATTGGCAAACGCCTGAAATGTGGCAGACACTGGCTAAAAGTAATAGGAGTGCTTGAGCCAAGACTGGTGTCAAGCGGAAGCCTGTCTAAGTTGGGCATTCGCGATTACAATATGGACATTTATACACCTACCAAAACCATGTTGGTAAGGTATACCAACCGCTCGGTGCTTACCAAAGCAATGCTTACCAAGGCAAACAACCGCCGAAACAATAACAACAACAATAATAATCAAAGCAACGAGAAGGCAGCGCCCAAAAATTACCATCAAATAGATCGTTTGGTAGTACAGGTAGACGAAACCGGTTATTTGAGCAAGACTGCCGACATTGTAGCCCGCATGCTGGAACGGCGCCACTACAAAGTAGTAGACTATGAGGTGAGCATACCCGAACTCTTGCTCAAGCAACAGCAACGCACCAAAGACATTTTTAACATTGTATTAGGGGTGATTGCAGGCATATCGTTGTTGGTGGGGGGCATTGGTATCATGAATATTATGCTTGCCTCAGTATTAGAACGGATCAAAGAAATAGGTTTACGACTGTCGATAGGTGCCAAAAAAAGCGACATCATTACTCAGTTTATGTTCGAGTCGGTGCTCATCAGTGTATCAGGGGGAATTATTGGGGTAATCCTGGGCGTCAGTATGTCTTATTTTATTGCCGAACTTGCCAATATACCTACAATTGTGTCATTCTCATCTATTATTATTTCCTTTGTGGTATCGGCTTCGGTAGGGTTGATATTTGGCATTACTCCTGCACGCAGGGCAGCCGAGCAAGACCCTATCACATCGCTCAGATACGAATAA
- a CDS encoding TolC family protein, whose amino-acid sequence MKKYLVPYTLCCLLLSSVVYGQTEKKQKYSLQEIITISKKQSPISLQAINRKENFYWRYRTFLSDYKPQLSLSGNLPNYNKSIERITLDDGSDVFIDRGLVNTDVNLSLRQKIGFTGGEVFLSSELARIDLLGNNNGTSFLSTPVSIGFSQPLFGYNELKWNKKIEPLRYSESQKAYSEEMEGIAVQTTDLFFDLLVAQITLKISELNQANNDTIYKIGQGRYNVGKIAENELLQLQLASMESDQRVTQAKMDIETSELRLKIFLGNNEGLKNIELIEPLNVPEIEIDEETALAEAKKNRAKFVQFKRQKLEAERDVAQARGNSGLNVNITGSYGFTRNAPDFTNVYQNPQNQQRLRIGFQIPILDWGRQKAMIQTSVANNKLVQSTVSQEELNFEQEIILKVKQFKIFRSRLILARRADEIAQRRYTVAQKRYLISKINITDLNIALQDKDRAKRDYLEALRGFWKNYHEIRQLTLYDFERKEVIYYGDVKN is encoded by the coding sequence ATGAAAAAATACCTGGTACCATACACACTGTGTTGCTTGCTGTTGAGCAGTGTGGTTTACGGTCAAACCGAAAAAAAACAAAAATATAGCCTGCAGGAAATCATTACTATTTCAAAAAAACAATCGCCTATTTCGTTGCAGGCAATCAACCGAAAAGAAAACTTTTATTGGCGTTATCGTACTTTTTTATCCGACTACAAGCCCCAGCTTTCTTTGAGTGGCAATCTGCCCAACTACAACAAGTCCATCGAACGAATTACCCTAGATGATGGTAGTGATGTGTTTATAGATCGAGGGTTGGTAAATACCGATGTTAACTTGTCGTTGCGGCAAAAAATAGGGTTTACTGGAGGTGAGGTGTTTTTGAGTTCCGAACTTGCCCGTATCGACCTTTTGGGCAATAATAATGGTACCTCGTTTTTGTCTACACCAGTAAGCATTGGTTTTTCTCAACCTTTGTTTGGGTACAACGAACTGAAATGGAACAAAAAAATAGAACCACTCAGGTATAGTGAATCGCAAAAAGCCTACTCAGAAGAAATGGAGGGCATAGCAGTGCAAACTACCGACCTGTTTTTTGATTTGTTGGTAGCACAAATTACCCTGAAAATATCAGAGTTGAATCAGGCCAATAATGACACAATTTATAAAATTGGACAGGGGCGCTACAATGTGGGCAAGATAGCCGAAAACGAGTTGTTACAATTACAATTGGCGTCTATGGAGTCTGACCAAAGGGTAACCCAGGCAAAAATGGACATAGAAACCAGTGAGTTGAGGCTGAAAATATTTTTGGGAAACAACGAGGGGCTCAAAAACATAGAACTCATTGAGCCTTTGAACGTGCCAGAGATTGAAATTGACGAAGAAACCGCTTTGGCAGAAGCCAAAAAAAACCGGGCAAAATTTGTTCAGTTTAAGCGCCAAAAACTGGAAGCCGAACGTGATGTAGCACAGGCAAGGGGCAACAGTGGTTTAAATGTAAACATCACCGGATCTTATGGCTTTACCCGCAACGCGCCAGACTTTACCAATGTATACCAAAACCCTCAAAATCAACAACGTTTGCGCATTGGTTTTCAGATTCCTATCCTTGACTGGGGGCGCCAAAAGGCAATGATTCAGACCTCAGTGGCCAATAATAAATTGGTGCAGTCTACCGTATCACAAGAAGAGCTTAACTTTGAGCAAGAAATTATTCTGAAAGTAAAGCAGTTTAAAATCTTTCGGAGCCGTTTAATTCTTGCCCGTCGTGCCGATGAAATCGCCCAGCGAAGGTATACCGTAGCGCAAAAGCGTTATTTGATTTCTAAAATCAACATTACCGACCTAAACATTGCCTTACAAGATAAAGACCGCGCCAAGCGTGATTACCTGGAGGCATTGCGTGGTTTTTGGAAAAACTACCATGAAATCCGCCAGCTTACCCTTTATGATTTTGAGCGCAAAGAAGTGATTTATTATGGCGATGTTAAAAATTAA
- a CDS encoding CapA family protein gives MNLSFKRINLLKINQLYLRLLGLGILLNACQPSQGESKQGKQNSATHAHIAPAKNTIPLFVVTGYSRELQNISLDSLKNLYCNGKVYVLEATKALANEVLGCKNARTLPHLKAFAKLAKNHLLITDIHHLIAQYKALNIDKVSFFDNAAQYAFQHQPEGAQAFDYKNKVTKFTLTGVTAITRNTGLAADAKGPDFLIEKVKHHFQNSDFVHISNEVSFDPNCVYIKYDPHYKFCSKERDFKNLVDLNTNIVELTGNHNKDFGAKPYKLTYDWYKKQGMKTFGGGLNASQANTPLIIDLKDGKKMAFIGFNQSCPVGECAYGTKYSGANRYNREKARKVITDLKKNKKIDLVFASVQFNEVDSYAPHAKQIAISYDLHNFGADVVYGSQAHQVQQIEFYKGKPLFHGLGNFLFDQIHRVGVRRGYFLHHYIYNGQVVQSVPVYTWISNDRRPVLATPKQAQEIKKLIFPDRLIYKWE, from the coding sequence ATGAACTTATCTTTTAAAAGAATCAACTTGCTAAAAATCAACCAATTATACTTACGTCTATTAGGACTGGGTATATTGCTCAACGCCTGCCAACCGTCGCAAGGCGAAAGCAAACAAGGCAAGCAAAACTCAGCTACACATGCACACATTGCCCCCGCAAAAAACACCATTCCCCTATTTGTAGTGACTGGCTACAGTCGCGAATTGCAAAACATTTCGTTAGATAGTCTCAAAAACCTGTATTGCAATGGCAAAGTATACGTGTTGGAAGCCACTAAAGCCTTGGCTAATGAGGTATTGGGTTGCAAAAACGCTCGCACCCTACCCCACCTAAAAGCTTTTGCCAAACTTGCCAAAAACCATTTATTGATTACCGACATCCACCACTTGATAGCCCAGTACAAGGCCTTAAATATAGATAAAGTCAGCTTTTTTGACAATGCTGCCCAGTACGCTTTTCAACACCAACCCGAAGGAGCACAAGCTTTTGACTACAAAAATAAAGTGACCAAGTTTACCCTTACCGGGGTAACAGCCATTACCCGCAATACAGGCTTGGCTGCCGATGCAAAAGGACCCGATTTTTTGATTGAAAAGGTAAAACACCACTTTCAAAACTCTGATTTTGTTCATATCAGCAATGAGGTAAGCTTTGACCCCAACTGTGTGTATATCAAGTATGACCCTCATTATAAGTTTTGCAGCAAAGAACGTGATTTTAAAAACCTGGTTGACCTCAACACCAACATTGTAGAGCTTACCGGAAACCATAACAAAGACTTTGGTGCCAAGCCTTATAAACTTACTTATGACTGGTACAAAAAACAAGGCATGAAAACGTTTGGTGGGGGGCTCAATGCTAGTCAAGCCAATACTCCGCTAATTATTGACTTGAAAGATGGGAAAAAAATGGCCTTTATCGGGTTTAACCAGAGTTGCCCGGTGGGTGAATGTGCTTATGGAACAAAGTATTCGGGGGCGAACCGCTACAACCGCGAAAAAGCCCGTAAGGTGATTACCGACCTTAAGAAGAACAAGAAAATAGACCTTGTGTTTGCTTCGGTGCAGTTCAACGAGGTAGACTCTTATGCTCCCCACGCCAAACAAATTGCCATTAGTTATGACTTACACAACTTTGGAGCCGACGTAGTGTATGGTTCTCAGGCACACCAAGTACAACAGATAGAGTTTTATAAAGGTAAACCACTTTTTCACGGGTTGGGTAACTTCTTATTTGACCAAATCCATCGAGTAGGGGTGCGTAGAGGTTATTTCTTACACCACTATATTTACAATGGTCAAGTGGTACAATCGGTGCCAGTGTACACCTGGATTTCAAACGATCGTCGTCCAGTGCTTGCCACTCCCAAACAAGCCCAGGAAATAAAAAAACTGATTTTTCCAGACAGGTTGATTTATAAGTGGGAGTAG